Genomic DNA from Sardina pilchardus chromosome 4, fSarPil1.1, whole genome shotgun sequence:
TGCTCCTGAGCATCAGACGATACAAAAACGAGAGAAACCTGTAGATCTGTATTGGTGTAgaaatgtatgtttgtatcCTCCTGACAAAATACAATGATCTCTGTACATATGTGTCCATTATTGTCAATATTCCGTCACGTTTTGGAATATGTAGAGGTGTACATATCGTTTCAAATGTCAGATCTTGTTTATGCCTTAGTACAATTGTAGGATTTTATCTGTCTTCAAGTGATGATGCTACAGTATTAGACAATATTTGCTTGTACTGATCATATCCTCTGCAAACACTGTGGTCTCCCTCATTTCTGGTAGTGCCTCGCCTCTCTGGGGTGTATGGAAGAGTGTCAATACACTTGCACATTATTGTGTACTCCATGGATAATTTGTTTTCTCTCCTAACACCCTGAGCCTCAAACTCGGACATGGATCTTCTTGGACGTAGATATCCTGCAAGGCACAGCATTTTCCGCAGAGCATCCACTTGGCCCTGCCTTCACAAACATAAGGGCACTAAGCTTTCGTCACTGTGTTTGGAACTTGCTGTGTCGTGGCCCGCTGGGGCAGGTAGAACAGTCTTTTTGTACCGGAGTCAGAGTACTTgaagttattttatttaaatatgTTGTGAGGAAATGTAGCATTCTTTTTGTAGGAGCATTATTTTTCactagtgtgtgcgtgcgtgtgtgtggcacggaTAAAATAAAACGATGTTTTTAAACTCacagttgtagcctactgttaatGACATTGGGACTTAAACACAATCGTACCTCCCCTACACTCATCAGGAAATTAATGTAGGCCAACGCACTGAAACGATAACACAGTCTCTTTACGATAACAGAGACGAGAGACCTAAGGTCGCCACTCACATGAGGAAACCATGCGTCACAATCACTTGTCTTTCACCTTGTGAGAAACCAGGAAGTGCCTCGAGGTAAGCGAGTTAAGAATAGATTCATGTAAATATTAATTTTTCTGCCACAGAATATGTGATAAATAAGGTCAGTAGCATAGGCGAATATGTCTCAATTGGAACCAAACCCCTTGCATAGGCTACACGTTGGCTACGAACTCCATCGGTCTGTGTCGATATTAGACGACTGATTAGTTTGGATTTAGTTCATGATTTGAAATGCTACATTATGCAACAACGTATTAATTGAATAGCCTATGCTATGAATAGGCTACAACTGAATGTAACATGCAACATACGGATATCAATGCCATTTAAATCAGTAACCCTCCATGGCAACAACTGGTGTTGCGTGTGTTTACTGCGCCAtcttgtgtgtgtaattatatTACATCGTGAATCTGGGAATTCACAGGTGCATAGATTTGAAGATGCCATCGGCTATTCTTACATTGCGCGACCACAGGGATGATGTGAATGGCTGTGCCTTATCAGGAACTTTGTTGGCGACCTGCTCCGGAGACAAGACTATCCGGGTGTACTCCCTCGGTGACTTCTCTGAGTTGCCTTACTCCCCACTTTCGGGCCACGGATATGGGGTACACTGGTGTTGCTTTAGCAGCTGCGGAAACTACCTTGCATCGTGCTCCACGGATGCCACTGTTGTCATTTGGAGTATGGACACGGGTGAAATTCTGTTTAAATATGAACACCCCGGTCGAAGCCCAGTGAGAGTCTGTGCGCTCTCCCCCGACTCATCTTTAGTGCTGTCCGGTGCATCTGACGGGACAGTGGCCCTGTGGGATTTTCAGTCAACGAGTCTGCGCAGGTGAGCCTATTTAATATTGATTCGTATCTTTTAGAGTCATGCTATCTTTAAAAGTATGCAGATTTCATTGACTTGCATACACATCTCTCGTCttttttacagtaggctagttattgGATGGTTTTGTAATGCCCAGATTCCTTTGTATAATCGGTCCAGGCCAAGGCCGACATTAGGCCGGCTACTCTTCAGTTTTCATTTGCTACCAAGAAAGGCAATGTTATAgtctaattcacacacacacacacacacacacacacacacacacacacacacacacacctgcaggacaGGTGCGGTCACTGAGGCCACTGTGCTGGCCTGCTCCTTCACTCCGTGTGGCCAGATGTTTGTGACCGGATGCACCAATGGAGACCTGAAGATCTGGGACTTGGACCTGGTCCAGCTTCACGCCCAGAAGGACGCACACGACCTGGGGGTTAGCTGCTGCCAGTGTGACTCCATCTCCCACCTCGGTAaaggcaatgcaatgcaatgcagtcATTCTGTTCCCTTATCTAATGTGTCTGACTCAAAACAGTCTGCTGTTGTAGCTAATTCATTACAGGCATTGGTACACAAATGAAACAAGCTGTTGACGTGCTGCTTAAGTTGTTCCCTTTCCTATTAACTGTTGCCAGAACATTGCGTATAATTATACTGAGTTGAGGATAAGAACCACTGAGGATCAGCTTTGGTCTTAAGACTCAACAGCTTGGCAAACTGTGTAGTTTGGATATTACGCAGGCTTTTAGTTCCTTTTAAACACCACACGCACAGTGCTGCATACAAAAAAACGATGCTGTTACATAGCAATCCACAATCCAGTTACACGGTAATTAGAATACTTTTTCTTTGTTGTCATATTTATACAGAAGGAACACTCCCTTAGCAACTGTGAGCTTGCAGTGTTTTTGGAAACTACTGCCAAAGGAACCACTCAATTGCTTCACAGAGCCCCACAATCCCAAAACAtgcatctttttttattattcttatatgattttttgtgttgtttatccAAGGTGACATCTATTATTTTTGGTGAAAGTCTCCCTGAAGCTCAGTCCTCCTCCCTTGGCAGTCTGCAGCCTAAGCCCACAGCCAGTAGAGAATCCTCCCAAGAAGGCACTTTATATCAGCATCATGTTTCCTCTGCTCGGAGTTCCATTTTTATAGCTGATAAAGCATTCTTCCACCATGGAGAGCATTATTGCTTATGCTGCCATTTCCTCTCTCCTGGAGTGCCTTGGCTAGTCCCTCTGAAAAAAATGTGATTAGAATGCATTAAATGCAACACGGTTATATATCCTTTAAAACTCTTTTTTCCGAGTCATCGGactctgcagtgcagtgcacacGCTCATATGAATCTGACCAGCAAATCAACCCTCGTCTGGACGGTTGCTTAGGCCTAGTTATTTAATAATATATGTGTATTTGCCCTTCCTGGACTGTTGCGTATAGTGATTTAATAATACATGTGTATTTTTCCTTCCTGTGGCTAACTGACTTGGCCCTCGTGCGTCACAGACGAGGAGACGGTCAAGTTTCGATTGGTGTCCTGTGGGCAGGATAGCCTGCTGAAGATATGGATCATTTCCCAGCATGCTGTCGCAGGTAGGCCAGaacccccccgcaccccccccccccccccccccccccccccccccccccccgccacacacacacacacacacacacactacagtccaTCCTGTTTGAGCAGGGGGCTCACAGAGTGCTCACTGCAGTGAGGGATGAAAGGGTCTGTCTGCTGAAAGCTCCTTTGAGTGTTGTAggattatttgtttttgtttatgtttatttctcagtggccttttttatttcttgctttaaacaagaaaaaaaaagattggatCTGGGATTCAGAAAAAGAGATGAAAATAAGCTGCACCTTCTCCTGTTTTAATCTCTAGTGTTGGTagaatatgtttttttaaatcaagCACAATGGAACTTGGGGCTGAATGAAAATTATTGCGCTACAATGGTgatgcaccgtgtgtgtgtgtgtgtgtgtgtgtgtgtgtgtgtgtgtgtgtgtgtgtaaaaaatagaGAGATTGTGTGCATGCACTGTACATGCAGGTCAGTGACTAACCTGTCTCTGTTGCTGTGGAAACGGCCAGTGGCTGGCGGAGATGTGCGTCCAGTGTCATGTCTCACTGGGACAGGCATGGAGCCTTTGTGCTGAGAgacatgacagacacacagagagggtgtgtgtgtgtgtgtgtgtgtgtgtgtgtgtgtgtgtgtgtgtgtgtgtgtgtgtgtgtgtgtgtgtgtgtgcgcgcacacatgcacaatctcGCCACTCAAACCTGGCTTGACAGGCACTGGCCCCATACTCATCAGCCATACACATCAGTCATACATCCAGATTTTTCTGTGTGCACAGGAAGTGGTGATGCTGAAAAGTGCCCTGTTGTATTTTGATGCCCGTCGTTACCAGTCCAATCAgaccacatccacacaaactgatGTAGCTGACGTAGGCTTTAGGAGTCGTGTTTGGCACCAGTGGGTGTAGTGTGGGGGCACCGTTCCTCTGCCTCATACTGGGTTGCTCCATCTGCTCTAATAGAGACTAATTAGCTAGAGTATCAGTGTTTTATCATTTAGAATCCTCCAATCCAGCTAACCCCAGGAAACGTAATTAGGTATAGCTTTTCAGATTGGGCCAAAATGAAGAATAATTGTTTTAATGCAAATGACTACGGCGCTAGAATAACACACTGGTGGTTTTTAGTTTGTAGGAATaattaaacaaatgaaaaatgttAACAAGCCATTGCTGGGTATAAGAGTGAGCAGGTGCAGTGCCTAATAGGGGTCTACTTCCAAATCTAGAGTGGACTGTGTCCAGTAAAGGCCGGTCTTCTTCTGCGCTAGGGTCATCCAAGAATGATTGGTTTTAAGTTGAAGATGAAAAGAACAGCCACAAAGCTGAGCAATTCCTAACAGTATTAAGGGGCACAGGCATGACACACACCATAATGAAATCTTCAGATCAATTCTGACGCCAGTTCTGTGGGCCAGTGAGAGAAAGCCAGGACGTCAAATGTGTAGCCGTGGTAGTAAAGCGGCATGTGGAGGTGAATTGAGCGCTGTGTGATGTATTGCCAGGACTAGTCCAGCAGTATCTGCCAAGGcaaacaggacacacagatgcacataacttattgatgtttgtgtttgtgtgtgtgtgtgtgtgtgtgtgtgtgtgtgtgtgtgtgtgtgtgtgtgtgtgtgtgtgtgtgtgtgtgtgtgtgtgtgtgtatgtgttgactaTTGATCTACAGGCTGTCGTATGCAGCTGCTGCACTCTCTGAAAGCCCAATCTGgacctgtgctgtcctgtgcctTTTCCAGTGATGGACAGCTGGTTGCATCcgggtaagcacacacacacacacacacacacacacacacacacacacacacacacacacacacacacacacacacacacacacacacacacacacacacacacacacacacacacacacactcacacacacacattctctctctctctctctctctctactctactgTCCAAAATAGTGTGTCTCCAGCCAATGGGAGCGGTCTGAATTCCCCGCATTATCACTCATTACCTCTCCATTAAAGTGAATCAGCAGGAAGGTCACACTGCCACAGCTGAGAGAGTTAACAGGAATTTTGTCAAGCGGTATTTGGAGTGGCGCAGCTGTTAACCTGGCTCTCTCCTGCGCCCGCTGTTCTCCCTTTCCACCACTAGGGGGATCTGTCTTGTCACAATCCGCCTCGGCCACGACATGATTTAAAGCGCCGGTGGCCACGTGATGGTTGTGTGGCTCAGTTACACCTTGTAGGAGAGATGGTATCAGTCTCTCGTCCAAAAGAACAGGCGTCCTCCTCCATTTTGACAGGGCCTATCAGCGGTTGTCCATCTTGTAAATGATGGTGATCACAGAGCCCTTTTCTTTCTTGTTCCCTTGTGCACGTGCTGAGGGAAATCTGTCCTTGGTGACTGGAATCATGTCTCCAtttttgtttcccccccccctccagatcTGTGGATAAAACGCTGGCCGTGTACGATGCCGTGAGTAAATGATGCATGAAGTGTTGTTAAATGCCTTTCTAGGAAGGGTCAGCATTGCTTACAGTCACAATCACCTACGCATAACATatgcgtaaacacacacacacacacacacctactcccaCTTTCTTCCTCTCCAGCACCCTGGCTCACAGCTCTTGGCTTGTTTTGACCACAGAGGCATTCCTCACATACCCTTCagtaaatgtttgttttttcacaCCCTCTCAGACTCGGGGAGTTCTGCTTCACACGTTGAACCAGCACGAAAGGTAACGCGGCGCACCTCGCCCCAACTCCCCTGCTACTAACAGCTTCTCTCACAGTGTGTCCCtggatcactctctctctctcacctctctctctctctatcccacattctctctctctccctccttctctttcacctctctctctcgatcactctttctctctctctctctatctctctctgtcccttctctatccctctctctctccctgtggtgtgctgtgcccaTCCTCCAGGTGCGTGACCTGCTGTGCGTTCTCGCCCTCTCTCCCGTACCTGGCCTCGGGCTCCATGGACAAGACGGCGATCCTGTGGCGGCTGGGGGACGGCGACGAGAGCGGGCGGCACGGCGACGGTGGGTGTCGCGCCGCAATCCATCACGCCGCCTCCAAGACCGATGACTTGTCATAGCCATTAGCCAACCCACCACTGACCACCACTGACCCCCCCACACTCCTCCAGCCTCCCCCAGACTGTGCTGCGGCGGCTGGGCTAAGGGCAGTGCTGACTCCCCGCAGTGTTGTGTGTCTGGTCCCCAGCGAGCGCTAATGCTCCTGTGAGCTGCCCATCAGTCAGACAGTCTCATTATGAGTGGGGGCGCCGCCTGCATACTaagtgagagggagatggggggaggagagaaggagagagaaggagagaaagtgtatttgagagagagagaggagagagcgagaaggagagtgggggagagagggagacagcgcAGAGCAAGGCCAGACTCATTAATTGGGAATTATGGAGTCTTCTCCAAGCCAGTGTAGCTGTAGCCGTAGCTGTAGCCGTGCTCACTTGAGCTGCTCTCTCCCCCGTGTCTCACtggtcctctctcctcctcctcgctgccTCCAGTGGCCTGTGACTGACCCACACTggcagcaggcagcaggcagcaggcgccccacacaaacagcagctagCGCTGGACAGCAGTTCTGTATGAGTTTTGTTAGTCGCATTTTCTTCCTCAAGCAAACACACCCTTTCACTGTCACAAACAATACTGTGAAGAGCGGTCGAATATTCAAACTGGTCACATGGTCTTATGATTGACATAAACATTTAACATGCTTGTGCTGTTGTCTGTTTGATGACATTTTGACAGATGTGTCTGAAAcgtgtctttctcttccctctctagcTGAAGGCCCAGCTGCTGTGTGTCCAGGTAAGAGTGCTGGGCCCATTGAGCTGTGACTGGGACACTGTGTCTCCCATAGATATGTATATGTACAtgatatgtatatactgtatatctatggtGTCTCCCTCCTGCATCTGCTCTCTTTAAGCAGCCTGCCACTGAGATTATTGCTTATtattccatagttattgttattatataattgatCGAATGTCATTTTGTCACTTTACTATCCTATTTAGTCatagttttattttcattggcTTTCCTTACATTGACACTGTTTATTGTTTACTTTGCTACTCTCTTTAGTTGACACTATagtctgatcaactgctaaatttaattattgtgttttgtttgtatgtcgctttggacaaaagcgtctgctaagcaacatactgtaactgtaactgagGCCACATCTCTCATCCACACAACAGGCAGAGGCCGTCATTAGATACAGAGTTAAGAGGGCAGTTAGCAGAaatgatgatgacgtgtagagTGTGATAAGATGATGATGAGGCTCgtcttggagagagagagggtgtgtgtgtgtgtgtgtgtgtgtgtgtgtgtgtgtgtgtgtgtatgtgtgtgtgtgtgttcaggggcaGGGGGAGGCTGGTCCAGGACAGTGATGTTCGCTCTGGCATAGACTTGCATCCGCTGCTTTAGGCCAACACTGTTTGCAGTGCAGCTCAGCTCTAGGCTGTGGAGATGTTTACATAACCCCCTCCCCTCAgttactgccacacacacacacacacacacacatacataataacccccccccccacacacacacacacacacacacataaccacacacacacacacacataaccacacacacacacacacacacacacataaccacgcacacacagtcacacactcctctcacacacactcacacacactcctctggtcTGCTGTATCAGAATGTGGGAGGAAGGGAGACATTTCATAGCCGCACACTTGATAAGCTGACACTCGCCTCTAAATGATTTAATGGCTCTCCTTGATGGAGGAGTAAGAAACAAGCCTCATCCTTCCCCTTAAGTGTGTTTTCACCCAGCCCACCGCACATCACTCTCAagtcagcagcagcacctgTGTGAGATTGGTCAGggcaagagaaaaaagagagaagggaaaaagaaACCCAGGGCACTTGGCAGAGGAAGCAGAGCTTGTAgcggaatgagagagagagagggagggagaggaggggaagaagagggaggaggaggaggaggaggagaggaagagcgatAGCATACGGCGCTGGGAAAGCAAACAAGCGGCCGGTTTAATGAGAAGTACCTCTAAGACAGCCGCCGCGCAATCACTCAGCTGCCTAATGACGGGCGGCGGAGGAGGTGCGAGGAGCGGCAGGGACGTCATTAGGCCAGAGCCCCacagcagcgcacacacacacacacacgcacgcacacacacactacacacactacacacacgcacacacacacacacacacacacacacacactgagacagacagacagacagcccacCAGGAGGGGGGTgaagcaggtttttttttatatctcgGTAGAGGGGTGAAAAATGAGCGCCCACTCCAGCCAAAGTCGTGTGAAGGTCGGCCGGGCCCCGGCGctcaggaggaggagctggctcCTGCCGAGGCCAGAGAAGcacggaggaggtggaggaggtggaggactgAGGGTTTGGCAACGGCtggagcggagggagggagagagagagggagagagggatgggggaggagaggcaggggTTGATAAATATGCACAGGACACGCAAATGAaattgaggagagagagagagagcatgagaacaCAGTGCAGGGGCCTCTCATTTGAgcaaaggagagtgtgtgtggtatcaGAGCAGAGGACAAATCTGTGTATAtttggataagtgtgtgtgtgtgtgtgcgtgtgtgtgtgtgtgtatgtgtgtgtgtgtgtgtgtgtgcgtggtagAATTGTTTGCATGGGGGAGGGTGGAATGTAGAGGAAGGATTTTTGCAGGAATCTGATAAGTCTCATTGGAACAGGATGTCTCAAGGggttttgaggtgtgtgtgtgtgtgtgtgtgtgtgtgtgtgtgtgtggtggtagtgggggagCTAATGGGGGAGGCCCTTCCTGTTTTTGTGCTCGGCAGGAAGGAAGCGTGCGGCCATGGGTCACTCCAGGCTGCTGGTGAGAGACTGGACCGAGGAGCACGTGGGCGTCTGGCTGGCCGAGGAGGG
This window encodes:
- the LOC134078241 gene encoding WD repeat, SAM and U-box domain-containing protein 1-like; protein product: MRKPCVTITCLSPCEKPGSASRCIDLKMPSAILTLRDHRDDVNGCALSGTLLATCSGDKTIRVYSLGDFSELPYSPLSGHGYGVHWCCFSSCGNYLASCSTDATVVIWSMDTGEILFKYEHPGRSPVRVCALSPDSSLVLSGASDGTVALWDFQSTSLRRTGAVTEATVLACSFTPCGQMFVTGCTNGDLKIWDLDLVQLHAQKDAHDLGVSCCQCDSISHLDEETVKFRLVSCGQDSLLKIWIISQHAVAGCRMQLLHSLKAQSGPVLSCAFSSDGQLVASGSVDKTLAVYDATRGVLLHTLNQHERCVTCCAFSPSLPYLASGSMDKTAILWRLGDGDESGRHGDAEGPAAVCPGRKRAAMGHSRLLVRDWTEEHVGVWLAEEGLDELVSTFKSHNIDGPELLGLTKDTLANELHIGSLGLRGRVLRKIEELRPSLDGSAAPDEFLCPITQEVMKDPVIAADGFSYERQAMESWIGARKRTSPMTNLPLATTMLTPNRMLKMAINRWRASQ